One Onthophagus taurus isolate NC chromosome 11, IU_Otau_3.0, whole genome shotgun sequence genomic window carries:
- the LOC111415571 gene encoding large ribosomal subunit protein eL42, protein MVNVPKQRRTFCKKCKVHKLHKVTQYKKSKERHAAQGRRRYDRKQQGFGGQTKPIFRKKAKTTKKIVLRMECADCKYRKQIPLKRCKHFELGGDKKRKGQMIQF, encoded by the exons ATG GTAAACGTACCGAAGCAAAGGCGCACGTTTTGCAAGAAATGCAAAGTGCATAAGTTACATAAAGTAacccaatataaaaaatcgaaagaACGACATGCCGCTCAAGGTAGAAGACGTTACGATCGTAAACAACAAGGTTTTGGTGGACAAACTAAGCCTATTTTCCGTaaaaag gCTAAAACCACGAAGAAAATTGTATTGCGTATGGAATGTGCCGATTGCAAGTATCGTAAACAAATCCCATTGAAGAGGTGCAAACATTTTGAACTTGGTGGTGACAAGAAACGCAAGGGACAGATGATTCAGTTCTAA
- the LOC111415562 gene encoding bacchus produces the protein MSSKENSEVAVEKIENDKASGDVKCEIKGTKRAAEDKTDDAKKQRKEENGANSDGDDIEEEEEEGAEGEEEDEEEDIPEGDEEEIEGEEDDEEDVEGEEEGVDEEEDDA, from the exons ATGAGTTCAAAAGAGAACAGCGAGGTCGCAGTCGAGAAAATAGAGAACGACAAGGCATCGGGGGACGTGAAATGCGAAATTAAGGGGACGAAAAGGGCGGCAGAG GATAAAACCGACGACgctaaaaaacaaagaaaagagGAGAATGGTGCGAATTCGGATGGTGATGATATAGAAGAGGAGGAAGAAGAAGGAGCGGAAGGGGAGGAGGAAGATGAGGAGGAGGATATTCCGGAGGGGGATGAAGAGGAAATTGAGGGAGAAG agGATGATGAGGAGGATGTGGAAGGTGAAGAGGAGGGTGTGGACGAAGAGGAGGATGATGCATAA